From Stigmatopora nigra isolate UIUO_SnigA chromosome 17, RoL_Snig_1.1, whole genome shotgun sequence, a single genomic window includes:
- the psmb7 gene encoding proteasome subunit beta type-7 yields MAALTMNSPTLGGFTFDNCKRNGFLEEKANELGCHLPAARKTGTTICGIVFKDGIVLGADTRATEGMIVADKNCSKIHYISPNIYCCGAGTAADTEMTTQMISSNLELHALSTGRLPRVATANRMFKQMLFRYQGYIGAALVLGGVDCNGPHLYSIYPHGSTDKLPYVTMGSGSLAAMAVFEDRYKPGMEEKEAKALVRDAIAAGIFNDLGSGSNIDLCVITADKVDYIRPHDQANKKGTRTGDYKYKRGTTGVLTKVVTPLNLDVVEETVQTMDTS; encoded by the exons ATGGCGGCGCTAACAATGAACTCGCCAACTCTTGGTGGTTTTACGTTTGACAACTGTAAAAG AAATGGATTCCTGGAAGAAAAAGCAAACGAATTAGGCTGTCATTTGCCTGCAGCTCGTAAAACTGGAACTACTATCTGTGGGATTGTGTTCAAG gatggCATCGTCCTGGGAGCTGACACCCGAGCCACAGAGGGCATGATTGTTGCTGACAAGAACTGCTCCAAGATACATTACATTTCGCCAAATATTTA CTGTTGCGGTGCCGGAACGGCGGCCGACACGGAGATGACCACTCAGATGATTTCGTCTAACCTGGAGTTACACGCCCTGTCCACGGGCAGACTTCCCCGCGTAGCCACGGCCAATcgcatgttcaaacaaatgcttTTCAG GTATCAGGGCTACATTGGTGCCGCTCTGGTACTCGGCGGCGTGGACTGCAACGGTCCTCATCTCTACAGCATCTACCCTCACGGCTCGACAGACAAGCTCCCCTACGTCACCATGG GATCCGGGTCGCTGGCTGCCATGGCGGTGTTTGAAGACCGCTACAAACCTGGCATGGAG GAAAAAGAAGCCAAGGCGCTGGTACGCGATGCCATCGCGGCAGGAATCTTCAATGACCTGGGCTCTGGCAGCAACATCGATCTTTGTGTGATCACTGCTGACAAAGTGGACTACATTCGACCTCACGACCAGGCCAACAAGAAGGGTACCAG AACTGGCGACTACAAGTACAAAAGAGGGACCACCGGTGTCCTAACGAAGGTGGTGACGCCGTTGAACCTGGACGTGGTGGAGGAAACTGTGCAAACCATGGACACTTCCTAG
- the dennd1a gene encoding DENN domain-containing protein 1A, which translates to MESRIKESPESVFEVYVEVVGPTTQSTGPEIRRKFPEDFQDEETIKTVPKFCFPLSLDSVPINQTDQNFTFVLTDVNSKHKFGFCRLSSSSRTCFCILSYLPWFDVYYKLLNIIADYTVIGQESNFQELLASLHRLSIPEPGVPVQVATHFYFTVPDLKELPRIPENRNLTEYFVAVDVNNMLQVYASMLHERRILICCSTLSTLTACVHGSAAMLYPMYWQHVYIPVLPPHLLDYCCAPMPYLIGVHSSLMGKIQGMAMDDVVILNVDNNTLETPHHDLQTLPHDVVSSLKNRLKKFSSTPGDGVARAFLKSQAALFGSYRNALQIELGEPITFNEDTFINHRLSAMREFLQNAIQLQLFKQFIDGRLELLNSGEGFSDIFEEEISKGEYAGSDKSYHQWLITVKKGSGAILNTVKTKANPAMKTAYKFAKDHAKMGIKEVKSRLKQKEMIDNGPGIIDEDKEYVPKRFEMEETSQSLDEHRINRLFGLSPMLMKKTNSSESLEGPHDQSQRYCSLREVDWTEDSDSNLDFRRRRPLQKNLANASKLAHFFSRLDEHDGQPLPLAKSLEDLKSLKDYEKLHTEFTRERLDLGFSEPPQIPLGLKLPNTYNKLLDIEWDQEESDFWDHNNPCKKTQSAHFLSLKNEHNSPRTDLGEPDRSTPDNITIPRPHGRKSAELGTTLAPSGSKSNGERTKTGDADLISLLDPLNKTPKIFPSTTREELTFLPENSRIPPQAFFQPHGHISHSVWTPSVYNSLPRMQYLSGAPFHELPSGSPVQNPSSLQLYPSQSEISNQHWTHGPALFPSFQTGNPYNPQTLSGLSDSILVPNAAPKSGPGQVEEGQQKAEDPFHDLLTMMKPTISLEKNTDRPQKGWETFD; encoded by the exons ATGGAGTCCAGAATCAA GGAAAGCCCAGAATCCGTTTTTGAAGTATATGTGGAAGTTGTTGGTCCAACTACACAAAGCACGG GCCCTGAAATCCGTCGAAAATTCCCTGAAGACTTCCAAGATGAG GAAACCATTAAGACGGTGCCCAAATTCTGCTTTCCTCTATCTTTGGACAG CGTCCCCATCAATCAAACGGACCAAAATTTCACATTTGTGCTGACGGACGTCAACAGTAAACACAAATTTGGATTTTGCCGCCTGTCGTCAAGTTCGCGCACCTGCTTCTGCATTCTTAG CTACCTGCCCTGGTTCGACGTATATTATAAATTGCTAAATATCATTGCTGATTACACAGTTATCGGCCAG GAGAGCAATTTCCAAGAACTCCTGGCGTCTTTACACCGTCTTTCCATCCCCGAGCCCGGCGTTCCCGTTCAGGTCGCAACG CATTTCTACTTTACCGTACCAGACCTAAAAGAGCTCCCCAGAATACCCGAAAAC AGAAACCTGACTGAATATTTTGTAGCAGTAGACGTCAACAACATGCTCCAAGTCTACGCTAGCATGCTTCACGAACGTCGGATTCTCATCTGCTGTAGCACGCTAAGCACT TTAACAGCTTGTGTCCATGGGTCTGCTGCCATGTTATATCCCATGTACTGGCAACATGTTTACATTCCAGTCCTGCCTCCACATCTCTTAGACTACTGCTG TGCTCCGATGCCTTACCTTATTGGAGTCCATTCCAGCCTAATGGGG aaaATTCAAGGAATGGCTATGGACGATGTAGTAATTCTCAATGTGGACAACAACACCCTTGAAACACCTCATCACGACCTTCAAACTTTACCCCATGATGTG GTTTCATCGTTAAAAAATCGTCTCAAGAAGTTCTCAAGCACCCCCGGCGATGGGGTGGCTCGCGCCTTCCTCAAAAGTCAAGCGGCTCTTTTTGGCAGTTACAGAAATGCTCTTCAGATTGAATTG GGTGAACCAATAACATTCAACGAAGACACTTTTATCAATCATCGATTGAGCGCTATGAGAGAATTCCTTCAAAATGCCATCCAGCTTCAACTCTTCAAGCAG TTCATCGATGGCCGCTTGGAACTATTAAACTCGGGAGAAGGTTTCAGTGACATCTTTGAAGAGGAGATCAGCAAAGGGGAATACGCAG GAAGCGATAAATCCTATCACCAGTGGCTAATCACTGTAAAG AAAGGGAGCGGCGCCATTTTGAACACAGTGAAGACCAAAGCCAACCCAGCCATGAAGACGGCTTACAAATTT GCAAAAGACCACGCCAAAATGGGGATTAAGGAAGTCAAGAGCCGGCTAAAGCAGAAG GAAATGATCGACAACGGACCAGGAATTATCGacgaggataaagaatatgttCCAAAGAGATTTGAGATGGAGGAGACGTCGCAGTCGTTGGATGAACACAGAATAAATCGACTATTTGGCCTG TCCCCCATGCtaatgaagaaaacaaatagTAGCGAGAGTCTGGAAGGTCCTCACGACCA GTCACAGCGTTACTGTTCCCTGAGAGAAGTCGATTGGACGGAAGATTCCGACTCCAATTTGGATTTCCGACGTCGCCGCCCACTTCAGAAGAACCTCGCCAATGCTAGCAAATTAGCGCATTTCTTTAGCCGCCTGGACGAACATGACGGGCAACCACTTCCCTTGGCTAAAAGTCTGGAGGACCTCAAAAGTCTGAAGGACTATGAAAAACTACACACAGAGTTCACCCGTGAG CGACTGGATCTTGGTTTCAGCGAACCCCCCCAAATCCCTTTGGGCCTAAAGCTCCCCAACACGTACAACAAACTTCTGGACATCGAATGGGATCAAGAGGAATCTGACTTTTGGGACCATAACAACCCCTGCAAGAAAACTCAATCGGCTCATTTCCTCAGCCTGAAAAACGAACACAACAGTCCAAGAACCGATCTTGGCGAGCCAGACCGGTCCACCCCGGACAACATCACCATACCCCGACCCCACGGGAGAAAGAGCGCCGAGCTGGGAACCACGTTAGCGCCATCTGGCTCCAAATCCAATGGAGAAAGGACAAAAACAGGAGATGCGGATTTGATAAGCCTTCTGGACCCTCTGAACAAAACCCCTAAGATCTTTCCTTCAACAACCCGGGAAGAACTGACGTTTCTTCCAGAGAACAGCAGAATTCCGCCTCAGGCTTTCTTCCAGCCACACGGTCACATATCCCATTCTGTTTGGACTCCGTCCGTCTACAATTCCTTACCACGAATGCAGTATTTGTCAGGTGCCCCTTTTCACGAACTACCAAGTGGTTCGCCTGTCCAGAACCCAAGCAGTTTGCAACTTTATCCGTCACAATCAGAAATCTCAAACCAGCACTGGACTCATGGTCCCGCCCTTTTCCCCAGTTTCCAAACGGGTAATCCATATAACCCACAGACTCTTTCAGGACTTTCCGACTCTATTCTGGTCCCAAATGCTGCTCCCAAATCAGGACCAGGACAAGTTGAAGAAGGACAACAGAAAGCCGAGGATCCTTTCCATGACCTTCTGACGATGATGAAACCAACGATTTCTCTTGAAAAGAATACAGATCGTCCACAGAAAGGCTGGGAAACATTCGACTGA
- the crb2a gene encoding protein crumbs homolog 2a: MEFGKAYLNLKTLFLTTMMFKWGILCTAIPAKCLSEPCQNGATCVDTSDDYACICDSEGLRYMGKNCEQLYDACSFAPCHDCLSTPGLAEYRCICPDGLTGDDCTEELNECLSNPCRGPRSLCVDQFNGYFCRCPPGFGGPGCHRRVTDCVDRPCRNGGVCVLRPQGFECHCAPGYEGETCREDVNDCLSEPCQNGALCVDGVAEFHCFCVPGFQGHNCDIDINECASRPCRNSATCINEKDHYKCECLVGFEGINCESEVDECQSDPCHNGATCQDGVGVYSCECPPGFDGSNCETDIDECASEPCLNGAVCRDEVNSYECDCTDTGFEGDHCEVDVAECVSHPCQHGATCLEGVKEYTCLCWPGYEGPNCEMDIDECAEHPCHNDGECFERSNHNHWPLDWELRYADAAGYICHCQSGFAGENCTIDIDECVSEPCRNGATCEDQSNGYICICTAGFEGLLCEINIDECESHPCQNDGRCEDAAASYICHCPDADVGQLPWGGHDCDSKLYGCVHHQCQNGATCRPWLEELRHGHDCLCAPGFYDQQCSIQTTFSFSTPEFFPVNVTQDQIQTETQDDHPETLAIEFRFRTTLTNTVLVYRGDVERYVLIEIVDGFLCAKAFSYPSELSVNFSIAVNDGFWRDASILEDEAGARLKVKGQGCDTEGCQVESPFKTWKTLSNVYIGGAPEELFQNSLSQANFVGCMEDIKIDGHPVLPQSFLGDQEHRIGCTKTDWCEPDPCYGRGRCVDLWTDYRCDCRRPFHGAQCNEEYQSWTFSHEDSLSFSSFEVHQSHSQNFQVSFFLRSRKTDGLIFQLRTPTGEAYFSIYLKMGRLLISSQSNGAPLTAPIFLTTGEKQFVSLEIQPRRVIFQHAGLGYRIGSVPEVSITNGDRAYLGGLPEDWDSSPWGGHYKGCLQDFRLDSVHLELDAWNNPHGEDVYLSSQAEKVQSGCVSDDTCKVSPCQNGGQCTFTFNDFTCDCPMDYTGITCETRVWCVSHPCFNGGHCVDLVNGYECLYNATFDNNPVQFGAEGSLAGPVSSIYMELRTRSENAVILRASGDSHLLIVGLLDSSVWLEIHLATTTQILTFTGERKVSDGRWHRVNVSMADSDRQDSPWVITVDGIIDSGNLAGNAGTLDFLNDPSSSLTLAETFTGCLRAVRMGGVYLPFVRDHDTPQPSRFSLLGDQEVHLGCSGTPVCQPDPCLNGATCVDLFNQFHCKCNLGWEGHLCEMEIDDCVSQPCFHGDCKDYLDGFECLCHPGYGGERCDVDVDECEHHACQHGATCRDGSNTYTCICPKGYSGPLCQWDYPPLQCGQDILCANDGSCNDGLWGANCTCVPGFKGRRCEMEIDECGSNPCQHGGTCLDRFNRFVCECPPGYSGQACETNKQARIQETPWLVMTVTSLSFCTLALIGGLALLVLSTRKKRQSEGVYSPSAQEFAGARLEVDRMLKVPPEERLI, encoded by the exons ATGGAGTTTGGGAAAGCGTATTTGAATTTAAAGACTCTCTTTTTGACAACCATGATGTTCAAGTGGG GAATCCTCTGCACAGCCATCCCAGCGAAATGCTTATCCGAACCCTGCCAAAACGGCGCCACCTGCGTGGACACCAGCGATGACTACGCCTGCATCTGCGACAGCGAAGGCCTCCGATACATGGGCAAGAACTGCGAGCAACTCTATGACGCTTGTTCTTTTGCGCCGTGCCACGACTGCCTCAGCACGCCGGGCCTGGCCGAATATCGCTGCATCTGCCCGGACGGCCTGACGGGCGACGACTGCACGGAGGAATTGAACGAGTGCCTGAGCAACCCTTGCCGCGGCCCACGGTCGCTCTGCGTGGATCAGTTCAACGGCTACTTCTGCAGGTGCCCTCCCGGTTTTGGCGGTCCCGGATGCCACCGACGGGTCACCGATTGCGTCGACCGACCATGCCGGAATGGCGGGGTTTGCGTCTTGCGTCCGCAAGGCTTCGAGTGCCACTGCGCCCCCGGGTACGAGGGCGAGACCTGCCGGGAAGACGTCAACGATTGCCTGTCGGAACCTTGTCAAAATGGCGCCCTGTGCGTGGACGGCGTGGCGGAGTTCCATTGCTTCTGCGTGCCGGGTTTTCAGGGCCACAACTGCGATATCGACATCAACGAATGCGCTTCTAGACCGTGCCGGAACAGCGCCACCTGTATTAACGAGAAGGACCATTACAAGTGCGAGTGCCTGGTAGGGTTTGAAG GAATCAACTGCGAAAGTGAAGTTGACGAGTGCCAATCGGATCCTTGCCACAACGGCGCCACCTGCCAGGACGGCGTTGGCGTTTACTCCTGCGAATGCCCACCCGGCTTTGACGGCTCCAATTGCGAAACAGACATCGACGAGTGCGCCAGCGAGCCGTGTCTGAACGGCGCCGTCTGCCGCGACGAGGTCAACAG CTATGAATGTGACTGCACCGACACTGGATTTGAAGGAGACCACTGCGAGGTGGATGTCGCCGAGTGTGTGTCTCATCCTTGTCAACATGGCGCCACATGCTTGGAGGGGGTGAAAGAGTACACCTGTCTCTGCTGGCCAG GTTATGAAGGCCCAAACTGCGAGATGGACATCGACGAATGTGCCGAACATCCCTGCCACAACGACGGGGAATGTTTTGAACGTTCCAATCACAACCACTGGCCGCTAGACTGGGAGTTACGATATGCGGACGCCGCCGGATATATTTGCCACTGTCAGTCAGGATTCGCAG GAGAAAATTGTACCATCGACATCGACGAGTGTGTTTCTGAACCTTGCCGAAATGGAGCTACTTGTGAGGATCAAAGCAACGGCTACATTTGCATTTGCACTGCTGGATTTGAAG GTCTCCTCTGCGAAATAAACATCGACGAATGCGAAAGCCATCCCTGCCAGAACGACGGCCGCTGCGAAGACGCCGCCGCATCTTACATCTGCCATTGCCCCGACGCCGACGTGGGTCAACTCCCCTGGGGGGGCCACGACTGCGACTCCAAACTTTACGGCTGCGTCCACCACCAGTGCCAAAACGGAGCCACTTGCCGTCCTTGGTTGGAGGAACTCCGACACGGCCACGATTGCCTATGCGCTCCCGGTTTCTACGACCAACAGTGCTCCATCCAGACCACCTTTTCCTTCTCCACCCCTGAATTCTTCCCGGTTAACGTTACCCAAGACCAGATCCAAACAGAGACCCAAGACGACCATCCCGAAACTCTTGCCATAGAGTTCCGCTTCCGGACCACCTTAACGAATACGGTACTCGTTTACCGAGGAGACGTGGAGCGCTACGTCCTCATCGAGATTGTGGACGGTTTCCTTTGCGCCAAAGCATTTTCGTACCCGTCTGAACTCAGCGTGAATTTCTCCATTGCTGTCAACGATGGATTTTGGAGAGACGCGAGTATCCTGGAAGACGAGGCAGGCGCCCGTTTGAAAGTGAAAGGACAAGGCTGCGACACGGAGGGTTGCCAAGTTGAATCCCCGTTCAAGACCTGGAAAACTCTTTCTAATGTCTACATTGGCGGAGCACCAGAAGAACTCTTCCAGAATTCTTTAAGCCAGGCTAACTTTGTTGGATGCATGGAGGACATCAAGATAGACGGTCATCCTGTCCTCCCGCAATCCTTTCTAGGAGACCAAGAACATCGGATTGGATGTACGAAGACGGATTGGTGTGAACCGGACCCTTGTTATGGGCGTGGACGCTGCGTGGACCTTTGGACCGACTACCGTTGCGACTGCCGGCGTCCTTTCCACGGGGCTCAATGCAATGAAG AATACCAGTCCTGGACATTCAGCCACGAAGACAGCTTAAGTTTCAGCTCATTCGAAGTCCACCAGAGTCACAGCCAGAACTTTCAAGTGTCCTTCTTTTTAAGGTCAAGAAAGACAGACGGATTAATCTTTCAACTGCGAACACCCACCGGAGAAGCTTACTTCTCCATTTACCTCAAAATGGGACGTCTTTTAATCAGCTCTCAGAGCAACGGCGCCCCCTTGACGGCTCCCATATTTCTGACCACCGGAGAAAAGCAATTTGTCTCACTGGAAATTCAGCCGAGACGTGTTATATTCCAGCACGCCGGTCTTGGTTACAGAATCGGAAGCGTTCCTGAAGTAAGCATCACCAATGGGGATCGAGCTTACTTGGGAGGACTACCAGAGGACTGGGACTCTAGTCCTTGGGGGGGTCACTACAAAGGCTGTCTCCAGGACTTTCGTTTAGATTCAGTACACCTAGAACTGGACGCCTGGAACAACCCGCATGGAGAGGACGTCTATTTATCCAGTCAAGCTGAGAAGGTCCAATCAGGTTGTGTCAGTGACGATACTTGCAAG GTGAGCCCTTGTCAAAATGGTGGACAATGTACATTCACCTTCAACGATTTCACCTGCGATTGTCCAATGGACTACACCGGCATTACTTGCGAAACTCGAGTCTGGTGTGTCAGTCATCCCTGTTTTAACGGCGGCCATTGCGTTGATCTTGTCAATGGATATGAAT GTCTATATAACGCAACATTTGACAACAACCCAGTCCAATTCGGCGCCGAAGGTTCCCTGGCCGGACCTGTATCTTCAATATACATGGAGCTCCGGACTCGTTCTGAGAATGCCGTCATCTTGAGGGCTTCCGGGGATTCCCACCTTCTGATCGTGGGTCTGCTGGACTCCTCGGTCTGGCTCGAGATCCACTTGGCCACTACAACCCAGATACTGACCTTCACGGGAGAGCGCAAAGTGAGCGACGGGCGATGGCATCGAGTCAACGTATCCATGGCGGATTCAGATCGCCAAGATTCTCCTTGGGTAATCACCGTGGACGGCATCATCGACTCCGGGAACCTGGCTGGGAACGCCGGGACTTTGGACTTTCTCAACGATCCCAGTTCTTCGCTGACCCTAGCCGAGACCTTCACCGGGTGTTTACGGGCAGTCCGGATGGGAGGAGTCTACCTCCCGTTCGTCCGAGATCACGACACTCCCCAGCCGTCCCGATTCAGTTTACTGGGAGACCAAGAAGTGCATCTAGGCTGCAGCGGCACCCCCGTTTGCCAACCCGATCCTTGCCTGAATGGGGCGACCTGCGTAGATCTTTTTAACCAATTCCACTGCAAGTGCAACTTGGGTTGGGAAGGACACCTGTGCGAGATGGAAATTGACGATTGTGTCTCTCAACCTTGTTTTCACGGGGACTGTAAAGACTACCTGGACGGTTTTGAATGCCTCTGCCATCCCGGGTACGGTGGAGAGCGATGCGATGTCGACGTGGACGAGTGTGAGCATCATGCTTGCCAACACGGCGCCACCTGTCGGGATGGGAGTAACACTTACACCTGTATATGCCCTAAAGGTTACAGTGGTCCGCTATGCCA GTGGGACTATCCTCCACTCCAATGCGGTCAAGACATCCTTTGTGCAAATGATGGAAGCTGCAATGATGGTCTTTGGGGAGCTAACTGTACCTGTGTTCCAGGTTTTAAAGGCAGAAg GTGCGAAATGGAGATTGACGAATGCGGCTCCAATCCTTGCCAACATGGCGGTACCTGTTTGGATCGTTTCAATAGGTTTGTCTGCGAATGTCCACCAGGGTACAGTGGTCAAGCCTGTGAAACTAAT AAACAAGCCAGGATCCAAGAAACGCCTTGGCTGGTCATGACGGTCACCTCGTTGTCCTTCTGTACGTTAGCTTTAATCGGCGGCTTGGCCTTGTTGGTCCTGAGCACGAGAAAGAAGCGCCAATCCGAGGGTGTTTACAGCCCAAGCGCACAAGAGTTTGCCGGAGCTCGCTTGGAAGTGGACAGAATGCTTAAAGTTCCACCCGAGGAAAGACTCATCTGA
- the fbxw2 gene encoding F-box/WD repeat-containing protein 2, protein MEKADFQKWLESVSTTFLTLNDQQRNQSLDHIISLGGAAQLRHLSNGLETLLKRDFLRLLPLELAFYLLRWLDPQTLLTCCLVCKQWNKVINSCTEVWQNVCRELGWKIDESIPDAAHWKGVYIKAKLRMVQLKDQKAFETSSLIGHSARVYALYYKDGLLCTGSDDLSAKLWDVRTGQCIYGIQTHTCATVKFDEQKLVTGSFDNTIACWEWSTGNKIQQFRGHTGAVFSVDYNDEMDVLVSGSADFSVKVWALAAGACLNTLTGHTEWVTKVILQKSEVESVVHSPGDYILLSADKYEIKVWPIGKEINCKCLKTLSVSENRSISLQPRLQFDGRHIVCSSDIGVYQWDFASFDILRVIKAQDPANLSLLSYGEVFALLFDNHFLYVMDLRTESISGRWPLPPYRKSKRGSSFLAGVTSWLNGLDGHNDSGLVFATSMPDHSIHLVLWKENG, encoded by the exons ATGGAGAAGGCAGATTTTCAGAAGTGGCTGGAGTCCGTCTCGACCACTTTCCTCACCCTGAATGACCAGCAGCGCAACCAGTCTTTGGACCACATCATATCACTGGGTGGCGCTGCCCAGCTTCGTCATTTGTCCAATGGCTTGGAGACCCTACTCAAACGTGACTTTCTACGACTTCTTCCTCTGGAGCTGGCGTTCTATTTGCTACGTTGGTTAGATCCGCAGACCTTACTCACTTGCTGCCTTGTCTGCAAGCAATGGAACAAA GTGATCAATTCTTGCACAGAAGTATGGCAGAATGTTTGTCGGGAACTGGGCTGGAAAATTGACGAGTCCATCCCGGATGCGGCCCATTGGAAGGGGGTCTACATTAAGGCAAAACTGCGTATGGTGCAACTGAAGGATCAGAAGGCCTTTGAGACATCCTCACTTATTGGTCACAGTGCTCGTGTTTATGCGCTGTATTATAAGGATGGTCTTCTCTGCA caggATCTGATGATCTTTCTGCAAAATTATGGGATGTTCGTACCGGGCAGTGCATTTATGGAATCCAGACCCACACCTGTGCTACCGTCAAGTTTGACGAGCAGAAGCTAGTGACCGGTTCCTTTGACAATACCATTGCATGCTGGGAGTGGAGCACGGGGAACAAAATTCAGCAGTTTCGTGGACACACTGGAGCAG TTTTCAGTGTGGACTACAACGACGAGATGGACGTTCTGGTGAGCGGTTCTGCTGACTTCTCTGTGAAGGTCTGGGCTTTGGCGGCCGGGGCCTGTCTCAACACTTTGACCGGACATACCGAGTGGGTCACCAAG GTGATACTTCAAAAAAGCGAAGTGGAATCTGTGGTGCACAGCCCCGGTGATTACATCCTCCTAAGTGCTGATAAGTATGAAATTAAG GTGTGGCCTATTGGGAAGGAAATTAACTGCAAGTGCTTAAAAACGTTGTCGGTGTCGGAGAACCGCAGCATCAGCCTTCAGCCTCGTTTGCAGTTTGACGGACGCCACATCGTTTGCAGCTCGGACATCGGCGTGTATCAGTGGGACTTTGCTAGTTTTGACATTCTCAG gGTGATAAAAGCGCAGGATCCAGCCAACTTGTCCTTACTGAGCTACGGAGAAGTCTTTGCCCTCCTTTTTGACAACCATTTCCTCTACGTGATGGATCTGAGGACAGAATCCATTTCGGGCCGCTGGCCCTTGCCGCCGTACAGAAAGTCCAAACGCGGTTCCAGTTTCCTGGCCGGCGTGACCTCTTGGCTTAACGGCTTGGACGGCCACAACGATTCCGGACTGGTGTTTGCCACCAGCATGCCCGACCACAGCATCCACTTGGTGCTATGGAAGGAAAATGGCTAA